The nucleotide window AGAGGGCAAATGGGCCGCCCattagtaagtggtcaccactgcttaTAGACATTGCcaatgtttgaaattttaataatttctaatacaatcaatgctccaccaaccttgggaactgagattttACTACTAGagcaatattattaaagttatatttttatgaattaggTTTTATAAACACCTTATGTTCTGCCTTTTTCTGTTGCTTTTCAGCAGCTTTGGCTGCTTTCTTTGCTGCTTTTTTACTGGTTGCTGCATCTCCCTCAGCAGGTGGTTGATTTACTTCTGATAGCACCATTGCAACtgagaaaatattgtatttaatttattattgcagAATATATTTCTTCTTGACTAGGTCTTTATATATTAGGTAGACAAACTTTTGGAAATCGAGTAAAAGAAATTGAATGGTAATgcttttaacaatatttcagTTTATATTTTGGTCTTTTAATCAAAGACTTTCGAAAAAATGATGATCTTAtgttaacataaaatttcacctataaaagatttttttgcattttaatcaaatttacttCATGGTTGTAAATGTAGATTTCTTTAATGAGTAAAATCTAGTAATaaccatattaattaaaacactgtttaaaaaagttaattatgaattttagtCATATTCATTTCTTTGCCACTTCCTGTTTGAGGTGTTCTATATAatggaataacatattttatctgtCTCATAGAattcaattaaagtttattagaatttaaatacacTAAATGAATgttcaaatatacattattgGATTCCAACTAGTATTCTATgacactatattaaaaataaatgtatattggcTGTATAATGTGGATAactaaatcaatttttaattaaaaatcataaaaataaaactcaggaACAAAGCTATTTATTCACACAACTTTTCATAAGTTTCATAACAAGAAAaatcaataagtttttattaaatctgcaaataataaatttactttttggtTAAGTACGctatatttaagtacatattacaaataattagatttagtatgttatatgtacaaataaaaaaaaaccttaaggCTGAAAATTATGGACAAAAAAAAGGAAAgcacttacattttttttaatctgttaatatTATGAACTGATTACTCACAATCAAATGAcctataacatataatttatttatagtaatttaacttTCCAACAAAGTCAAAATGATTCAATTAAATGAACTTCACAACATTTCATCATAGTTTTAACAAGTGTTTAGCAATTGTTaccttatttgttattttttaatttgtactctTTATTTGATAAGGTAATAGATAAAACTTAAGTGTAGAACAAACTTTGGATAAGTTATTATTAGGTGAGGTTATGTTCCACTTTCCGGTGAAATTGGCATTTCACACTAAAGTCACAGCCCACAATGTATTTTTGGCAGGTCGCAAATATAGATTTGACAGTTTTGTCAAACTGTCAATGTCAAGCATGACAGTTTGTAACGACGAATTCAAGGTTATTTGGAGTTTTGGTTcagtatcaaaatattatataaaaaaaaaaaaatatttcttaagtacCCACATTAGTACAGTAGTGTTACTTTGGCGATCAAGCATGGCTGTCaagcacaccaagataataaagatgACCCGTTTATAGttttttgtagtgcgacactctatcTCGATGCATCGATCGATCTCAATGTAAGGTCTGAGTACGTTTTAAACAAAGACTACCTTATTATATCTCGCATGTACAAAGAAAAAGAAGGAGGAAAAAGCATTGCTAAAGTCTCTTACACTCTATTTTCTAAAAGACACTAGAAAAccgtcttatatttttttatcggccATATACCACTTGTCATTTTAATAAGTTAACCTGTGGCCTTAAGCCTATTAACCTGCTGATAAACCGACTGCATTTGTGATTTGCCGTAAAGTTTTGTTGGGCCATCCCTATTTCGAAGACAAGCATAACAAATAGTTCATCACTCTGGCCTTACGTGGCGTGGagactttattttttgtacgaCGACGAACGAAAAACAAATGTCGAAAAATATAGTGgagaaaatactattttttatttttgaaaaaaaaaaattgtgagttttattttttgacatttgtcAATCTACTCTacctaaaaaagtaaattaacaacaaacatcaaataaatcggtgttatgtataaatttttcgTTCAAAATGACCAAGAATATAACCGGCCCTGACTCGAAGAGAACTGGGGcgcgttataaaataaactcaatagATTTAAAGTCAAAATGCCGGTATTCACTGCAAATATTCCAGGAGTGCTTAGTGTTGGGGACAGAATAGAAATAGGCGGTAAAATCAAGGAAAATGCTAGAAAGTAAggaattttctatatatataataattcaaaaaatattaaaagaaagcaatacttaaaaataaaacagcgaAGTACCATTTTTAAGCACAagatatatcaaatttattaaaaatatgcctttttttaaaatgtaagtgTCCTTTAGAGGCAAGCAAGACTACTTTGGTATTagaaaatttttcatttaataaataataaaaatgttgctagagtaaaattaacaaatctCTGGTATCCTACCAATGATTAAAtccacatattttaatatttacatttaagcaGCTGCTCTACTGGCCCTTTAAAGCAGATTTTTAGCCGAATGGTCATTTATAttatgcaaaatttaaattttattcagcTTTCATTAGAACTCACAAACAATAGTCTGTGCCAAGCATAACAATTTGAATCATATAAGATCGGCCAAGGCTAAAATTTATGATTTCTTTAcgtatcttaataaaaaaacaattattataagagggacaaaattatttgacaaaGTTCatgttatgattattatatccTGTGATAGATGGTAGATTTCCATCCTTTCTTCATCCTTTCTTcaccgttttttttattttaatgagagGCACTCTagtaaaaagttacatttattatattctattttaaatccATTCATTTAGAATGTCGGTAAATCTTTGCACCCAAGAAGGCGAAGAGCCCCGAGACGTGGTCCTTCATTTCGACGTACGGTTCCATAGGGATAACATCATATCCCTCTCAAGGAGAAATGGCGTCTGGATTGGTAGCGGGAATTTggatactaattataatatgtttgtcCCTGGttagtattgaaatataatgaattatttataatccttTATTATTGATATCGTCGAAGATAGGATCATAAAAAACACAAGAAGACGTCCGTCTTTTTGTTTTTTCGGGGTAAAGTAGATCTGGTTGAAGTAGTAGTTGACATAAAAATCTGCAGATGCCAAGGTCTCGGATTCGAAGATCGAGTCGAACTAATAAAAAGTCATAGGGTTTGtctgtaaaaaatatctcaatagCAGGCCAGAGTTAGGACCGTGAAAGCACGTACACTGGGTTTTCCCTAATACTGCAATCCGAGGGGATTACGAAATAGAGGGAATACCGCGTACACCTGTATTTGCGCATACactttttgattataatatctCTAGTAGAATTGATGTAGATATTCTCCCTTGAAAATAGCACTGTACAATCGGTCAGCAGtgagattctgtaagaattcacttcgttcCTCAATTGAATATTGACAAGCAAGTTACGgtgatacattatttatacgTGTATCccataaatgatataattataatattcaacgtCGCGCAGAGTTACAGTACATCACTCATTGTCTGTTTGAGATGGCATGTTCATTCTGCACTCATATTTCCGTCGTGATGGACTGTCCCATCGGACTATAAGGATGAAGAGAGTATCTGTGTTTGCAAAACCTTCAATCTCCTGGGCTCGTTCGTGGATTATTTTCGATATTGGCTGCTGTGATAGCTTGCTTGATTAAAATCCTGTAAAGaggaccaatttttttttatattaaaataacgttttCAGGCACTATATTTCGAATAGTCTTCGAAGTGAAAGATACTGACGTGATCACGATATACTGCCAGGGGAAATTTCACTCCAACTTCCTACCCAAGATTCCTTTAACAATGGCACGATTTCTCGTCGCTTGGGCAGATGTGGAGAGGGTCACTCATTGCTATTTCCACATGGCTGGGAAAGTAAgtgtatttattagttttgCTGAATTTTcacaattatacttataataattgtcaATGCCTTCATTTGATCATTAATTGAGAATTTTTGGCTATTGAAGTTgactcagttttattttttattttaatgacatttctGACGAAACAATAAGTAGGttgtataaagtaaatactcaataatgattaaaaatattactattgttaGTAAaccaactaatttatttatttataaaagggtGTCGGTGATGAGACTTTAGGTGGTGTGGTACCACCACATTCGCCACGGACTGGGGTTGCAGCCGTAGTTGGAGATACTAAGAGGGGGtaagaatattgtttttaaatataattatttttgttgttctTATTGTGTAAGTTTAGgttttatgcaaataataaGGAAGTAAAAACACGAAAGTGAATATTGCCAGAATTCTTCAAGAGAAACGTCACAGTTAAAGATTAAAGGCCTGTTATTAATGTACTGGTTCTTAGCATATTCGAACAGTTGGATAGTTTAGAGAGCGTTTATGCATTTGAAAGTGATGCAATGTCCTCTAAAATTCTACGTCACATCGGAGTCCTTATTCGTCAACCGACCCTGAAATCCGAGCGACaacttgtttaaattaaaaaatatatattatagtaaatttattttcgtatttccAGTCAAAGGATCAAGAAACAATATTGCCAAGGTTCACCCCACTCTTCAAACGAAAGTTCTGACGACGATCAAAAATCCCCGGCAAAAGACTGCCGTGCcgataaatacttttatgacaCGTTGATGTGTCAACCGCCAGAACAAAAGTATGGGTCACCGGAATCCCTAAAATATCGTCGTGAATATAATCAAGGAAAATCTAAAATAGACAACAGAAAATACAGAGAATTATCAGATACAGATAAAGTCGACACAGATGCTTCGGAGGAAgttatgtcaa belongs to Vanessa tameamea isolate UH-Manoa-2023 chromosome 28, ilVanTame1 primary haplotype, whole genome shotgun sequence and includes:
- the LOC113391800 gene encoding uncharacterized protein LOC113391800; its protein translation is MPVFTANIPGVLSVGDRIEIGGKIKENARKMSVNLCTQEGEEPRDVVLHFDVRFHRDNIISLSRRNGVWIGSGNLDTNYNMFVPGTIFRIVFEVKDTDVITIYCQGKFHSNFLPKIPLTMARFLVAWADVERVTHCYFHMAGKGVGDETLGGVVPPHSPRTGVAAVVGDTKRGQRIKKQYCQGSPHSSNESSDDDQKSPAKDCRADKYFYDTLMCQPPEQKYGSPESLKYRREYNQGKSKIDNRKYRELSDTDKVDTDASEEVMSKNMDSSLAESDDIVPEMSMKKRIRRGKFTPFAQVVNFMGKNGKRN